The segment ATGAAAATATTGCTTCTTTTGAAACGGCTTGCTCCTCTCCGCTTTCCCCGCTGTGAGTCCCACTCTGGGGTGTGATGACTAAAACGcgtcttgtgtgtctcaggCTCATGTCCAGGTTCTGGAAGGTCTCCTGGTTGAGGATCAGGTGCTGCTGCTTGCCGGATGCCCGCTGGAGGATGAGGCTTCCCTTGCATCGTGCGGTATCTCTGAGCACTGCACCCTGGATGTAGCCGGCAGGCTGCTGGGAGGTCAGTACACCGATGCCTCATGCAACTCTAATCTGAGCTCAAATCTTGATTATTTAATCACTCATTACTAAAGACACCGTGGGGACGGATGTCAGAAGTCGGTGTTTCCTGTTTCTCGCATTCATTTAAGTTGTGACTAGAGCGTGTGGCACATTGAGATGTCCGGGTGTACTGCTGGTTGTATTAGACGAGTCATGATGCTCAAACCATTATGAATTAATACATAAATGGCTTTATATTTGCGGTGGAACAATTGCAAATATCACAATTAAGACTTTCCTTTTCCCCTCCAGGTAAGGTTCACGGATCTCTGGCCCGTGCCGGAAAAGTGAGGGGACAGACCCCCAAGGTAACAATCTCCCTTTTTACACTTCCTCCGTTACAATTTCCAGAACACACGTATGTTGTGTATGAAATGACCTTTTACATTTTTCTG is part of the Pseudoliparis swirei isolate HS2019 ecotype Mariana Trench chromosome 12, NWPU_hadal_v1, whole genome shotgun sequence genome and harbors:
- the faua gene encoding FAU ubiquitin like and ribosomal protein S30 fusion a; the protein is MQLFLRGQNIHTLEVTGQETVGQIKAHVQVLEGLLVEDQVLLLAGCPLEDEASLASCGISEHCTLDVAGRLLGGKVHGSLARAGKVRGQTPKVEKQEKKKKRTGRAKRRIQYNRRFVNVVPTFGKKKGPNANS